The following coding sequences are from one bacterium window:
- a CDS encoding DNA alkylation repair protein encodes MPGLSAENKLRDVFNPRIITSLADEIKKVWSGFDRKGFLNTILPKLDDLSFGKRSMLIRDALGEFLPKEFPKAMNILLKALPPELSNIDPGVTVWDAFIVWPQTAFVSKYGKDYFDLSMHALYEMTKRLSAEGDLRTFIEIDYDRAMSMVQKWCNDPNPHVRRLVSEGTRPRLPLAGRIKSFQKDPRPVIKLLEKLKDDETEYVRRSVANNINDIAKDNPDIALATLKTWSKDSKPEAQWVVRHAARTLIKQGHPEAIAMLGYSVNPKITLSELAITPKKQKRGGTIEFSFSVRSKAATSQKLVVDSVVYYRKANGKLSPKVFKLRDMILRPKSEVRISKKLVLKNTSGRTIYPGYHEIEIQINGKPYSKHSFVVD; translated from the coding sequence ATGCCTGGCTTAAGCGCGGAAAACAAACTACGCGATGTTTTTAATCCCAGGATAATTACCTCGCTTGCGGACGAGATCAAGAAAGTATGGTCAGGTTTTGACCGCAAAGGGTTTCTTAACACAATTCTTCCAAAACTAGACGATCTCAGTTTTGGAAAACGTTCTATGCTTATTCGCGATGCCCTGGGAGAATTTTTGCCGAAAGAATTTCCCAAAGCGATGAATATTCTACTGAAAGCACTTCCACCGGAGTTGAGTAATATCGATCCAGGAGTCACCGTTTGGGATGCCTTTATCGTCTGGCCGCAGACCGCGTTTGTTTCAAAATATGGCAAAGACTATTTTGACCTGTCCATGCACGCTCTCTATGAAATGACGAAGCGTCTTTCCGCTGAAGGCGATCTCCGCACGTTCATTGAAATAGATTATGACCGCGCAATGAGCATGGTGCAAAAATGGTGTAACGATCCAAATCCTCATGTTAGGCGGCTTGTTTCGGAAGGAACGAGACCGCGATTACCGCTCGCCGGTCGCATTAAAAGTTTTCAAAAAGATCCGCGTCCCGTTATCAAGCTGCTTGAAAAACTTAAAGACGATGAAACGGAATATGTTCGCCGCTCCGTGGCGAACAATATCAATGATATAGCAAAAGATAATCCGGACATTGCGCTTGCGACACTCAAGACGTGGAGCAAAGACTCAAAGCCTGAAGCGCAATGGGTGGTGCGTCATGCGGCACGGACGCTCATCAAGCAGGGACACCCGGAAGCCATCGCGATGCTGGGATACTCCGTAAATCCGAAGATAACCCTGTCCGAGCTCGCGATTACTCCGAAGAAGCAAAAGCGCGGAGGAACGATAGAATTTTCGTTTTCAGTTCGCTCAAAGGCAGCGACATCACAAAAACTCGTCGTTGATTCTGTGGTCTACTACCGAAAAGCGAATGGCAAACTATCGCCCAAGGTTTTTAAATTACGTGACATGATACTTCGCCCCAAGAGCGAGGTACGGATTTCAAAGAAGCTAGTACTTAAAAACACATCGGGGAGAACTATTTACCCCGGATACCATGAAATAGAAATACAGATCAACGGTAAGCCGTACTCAAAACATTCATTCGTCGTTGACTGA